CCCCGACACCATACGCCGTTGGACCTCGGGGTGATCCTCGTCGCAGTGATGGCGCCCACGGCCGCGACGATCCTCTTGTGGATCGGCCGCGCCCATCGAGGTTCGGTGGGTGGCTAGGGAACCGACGCTCCACTATGGAAGACGCTCCAGTGAGGTTCGCGCCGGAGAGGAACCGGTGCTACTATTCGTCCTCCATGACCCTCGCCTCGATGTTCCGACCCGGGCGCCTCTCTCTGGCAGCCCTGGCCGCAGTCATCTTGGCTGCTGCGCTGGCCCGGACCGCGTGCGCCACGCCCTCCACGACCTTCTGGGCCCCATCCACGCCGTTTGTACAGCCGCTCGGAGTGCTTCACGTGACGTACGACACCTATTTCGGGTCGAAGGCGGCCTATCCCATCGACCTGGGGCTAACCATGGGAGTGCTTCCGGGGAAGCGTCTCCAGTCCGAGATTGGCTTCGACTTGCTCTACCCAAGCATCGCGGGATCCAGTGCGATCGACCTGCCCCTCGTCCTCAATGCGAAAGTGGGGGCTCCCGAGGATACGTACTTCAAGGGCCAGCCGGGATGGTCGGCCGGGATCTTCGGAGCGGGCCTCAAGAAGGGATTCAATGACCAGAACGTGCTGGGCGCCATGATCGGGAAGACGCTGCCGCGATTCGGAGCGGCCTCGATCGGCGGGTATTACGCTCTGAACAAGGATCTGTTCCGCTCGGCCAGCGGGAAGGCGGAGCGGAGCGGCTTGATGGCGGGCTGGCTGTCGCCCCCCATCGATGTGCCACGCATCGACAAGATCGTCCTGGCCTGGGACCTCCAGACCGGAAAGAATGCCCTCGGCGCGACCGGGGGCGGCGCCTACCTGTATTTCACGCCGGCGATTGACCTCCTGATCGGCCCCGTCTTCTTCTTCGAGGATGAGCTGCAGCCCGGCGCCTCGAAGTCGCTCTGGACCGCGCAGCTCGACGTCGATCTGGATCTGTTGGCGGGCAGCAAGAAATGAAGTCCGGCAACCTAGTTCGGCCCATTTGACCTAGGAGGGAAGCTCCGTGCTGCGACTCGACACCGGTAATACCGCCTTCATGCTCCTGTGCAGCAGCCTCGTGATGCTCATGACCCCCGGCCTCGCCTTCTTCTACGGCGGGCTGGTCGGCCGCAAGAACGTGCTGGCGATCATGATTCAGAGCTTCGTCTCGCTCTGCTGGACCACGGTGATCTGGTTCGTCTGCGGCTACTCCCTTTGTTTCTCCGGCGACGTCGGCGGCGTGATCGGCAACTTGGACATGGCCTTCATGCGCGGCGTCAATCTGATGACGCCCTCGCCCAACGACAGCATCCCGCTGATCGTGCACATCGCCTACCAGATGATGTTCGCGATCATCACCCCCGCTCTCATCACGGGGGCCTTCGCCAACCGCGTGACCTTCAAGGCGTACTTCATCTTTCTCACGCTTTGGCTGCTCTTCGTGTACTTCCCGTTCGTGCACATGGTTTGGGGCGGTGGCCTGCTCGCGAAGTGGGGCGTTCTGGACTTCGCCGGCGGCATCGTGGTGCACAACATCGCGGGCATCGCGGCGCTCGCTTCGGTACTCTACGTCGGGCGGCGCCGCGTGCAGGACAAGGGTCCGCACAGCATTCCGCTTGTGGCGCTCGGCACGGGGCTTCTCTGGTTCGGCTGGTACGGATTCAACGCCGGCAGCGAATTCCGGGTCGACGCCGTGAGCGCAACCGCCTTCCTCAATACCGACCTCGCCGCTTCATTCGCGGGGATGGCGTGGTTCGCGGTCGAATGGATGTCGGGAGCGAAACCGAAATTCCTGGGACTCCTCACCGGCTCCGTGGCCGGGCTGGCCACAATCACGCCCGCCGCGGGCTTTGTCTCCCCCGCCAGCGCGGCGATCATCGGCATCGTTTCGGGCGTGGTTTGCTTCTACGCCGTGGCGCTCAAGAACAAGCTCCACTGGGACGATGCGCTCGACGTGTGGGGGGTGCACGGCGTGGGCGGCTTCATCGGCATTGTCATGCTCGGCATCTTCGCGACCAAGGCCTACAACCCTGCGGGCACCAACGGGCTTCTCGCGGGCAATCCTGTGTTCTTCGTGAAGCAGTGCGTCGCCGTGCTGCTGTCGTCGGTGTGGGCCTTCGCCTTCACGCTCGGCATGCTCTGGCTGATCGACCGGGTCACCCCGGTCAAGGTGGGGGCAGGTGCCGAGGAAGTCGGCCTCGACGAGGCGCTCCACGGCGAGACGGCATACGAGGCGCTGTAGGGGTGACGCTGACCCGCGGCACTTGGCTTGGACCGTACGAGATCGTCGGACCTCTGGGCGCCGGAGGCATGGGCGAGGTCTACCGCGCGCGCGACACGCGGCTCGGGCGAGACGTCGCGATCAAGGCGCTGCCGCCCGCGTTCGCCGCGGACCCGGCGCGGCTCTCCCGCTTCCGACGCGAGGCTCAGACGCTCGCTTCCTTGAATCATCCGAACATCGCGGCGATCTACGGGCTCGAGGAGACCGCCGGCACGCCCCATCTCGTCCTCGAGCTGGTCGAAGGCGAGACGCTGGCCGCGCGCTTGGCGCGCGGGGCGCTGCCGCAGGGCGAGGCGCTGGCGCTGGGCATCCAGATCGCGGGCGCGATCGAGGCGGCCCACGAGCGCGGCATCGTCCATCGCGATCTGAAACCGGGGAACGTCATGATCAACCCTGGGGGAATGGCGAAGGTGCTCGACTTCGGACTCGCGAAAAGCGATCCGGGGCCGGCGAGCGGGACCATGCTCTCCGATTCGCCGACGCTCTCGGAGCATCCGGCGACGGTGGCCGGCGTGATCCTCGGCACAGCGGCCTATATGAGCCCCGAACAGGCGCGCGGCAAGCCGGTAGATCGGCGCACCGACGTCTGGTCGTTCGGCTGCGTGCTCTACGAGTGCTTTGCTGGGCGCCCAGCCTTTGCCGGCGAGACCGCGTCGGATCTGATCGCGCGAATCCTCGAGCGTGAGCCCGATTGGGCGACGATGCCGGCCGGCTCGCCGCCGAGGATCCGCGAGATTCTGCGACGCTGCCTGCGCAAGAACGCCGACGAGCGGCCGCGCGACATTCGGGACGTGCGACTCGAGCTGTCCGACATCGCCTCGGGGAGCGGAAAGGCCGCGGCGGGCCGCGAGAAATCGATCGCGGTGCTGCCGTTCGAAAACCAGAGCGGGGCCGACGACGAATTCTTCGCCGACGGCGTCACGGACGAAATCCTGAACGCGCTCGCGCAGGTCGAGGGCCTGCGCGTGGCGGCGCGCGCGTCGTGCTTCGCGTTCAAAGGCCGGAGGGAGGACCTCCGGGCGATCGGCGAGAAGCTCGATGTGACCACGGTGCTCGAAGGGACGGTTCGCAGGGCGGGCCCGCGGCTGCGCATCACCGTGCAGCTCGCCAACGCCGCCGACGGCTACCAACTCTGGTCGGAGCGCTACGATCGCGAGATGACGGACGTCTTCGCGGTGCAGGACGAGATCGCGAGCGCCATCGCCACCCGACTGCGCGGGACCATGCATGCGGAAGCGGACCGGAGCCGCGCGCGGGGCGGCACCGAGAACCTCGAGGCGTACGAGCTGGTGCTGCGGGGCCGCGCCCTGCTGATCAAGCGTGGCCGGTTCATGCTGCAGGCGATCGCGCTCTTCGAGAAGGCGATCTCAATCGATCCGCGCTACGCGGAGCCCCTGGCGTCGCTGTCCGATTCCTACCGCCTGATGGGCACATTCGGTGTCGCCCCGTTTGCCGAGGTCATGTCGAAGTCGAAGGACCTCGCCGAGCGGGCCCTGGCGATCGATCCGAGGCTTGTTGAAGCCTGGGCGACGCTGGCGGCCGTGGAAGAGCAATACGATCGCAACTTCGCGCGCTCCGACTCGCTGTACGAGCGGGCGCTGGAGTATGAGCCGCGCAACGCGACCACGCGCGCCCAGTGGGCGCTGTGGAGGGCGATCCGCGGCGTGATGCCGGACGAAACAGCCATTGCTGAGCTTCGCCGTGCCGTTCACGACGATCCGCTCAACCCCTGGGTCGGTAGCATGCATTCCTACCTTCTCGGCATCACAGGAAGACATACGGAATCGACCGCTGAGGCGGAACGGTCGATGGGACTCGACGAGGAATCGTTCTTCGCCCGCTGGAATCTGATGCGCGCCCATGCATGGGCCGGCCGCTACGACCGCGCCATCAGGGAGGCGCCGGCATTGCTGGGGGATTCGGGTCGCCATCACTGGGCGCTCGGTCTGCTTGCGTGGACGTACGGTCGGGCGGACCGCGCGGGCCAGGCGCGCGCATGCTATGACGAGTTGGAGGGGCGCTCGCGCCACGAGTTCGTGTCGCCCTGCTGGCTCTCCGTCGCGGCTGGCTGCGCGGACCTCGAGGAGCCGGCGATTCGCTGGGCGGAGCGCGCCGTGGCTGAACGCGATCCGCTGCTGCTCTGGTCCCGCAGGCTCCCGTTTTGGGAGTACCATCGGGAGCGTCCTCAATTCAAAGAGGTCATGCGGGACGTGTGGGAGTGAGCCGCCGCCCCGGATAAGGAATCTTGTGATCGAGATCGCGCAAATCCGAGCTGCCGCCGAGCGAATCCGCGGGCGGATTCATCGCACGCCGATACTCTCCGCCTCGTCGATCGGGGAGCGAGCCGGTGTGTCGCTTCGGCTTAAATGCGAAAACTTCCAGAAGACCGGCTCGTTCAAACCCCGCGGCGCGCTGAACAAAATCCTGACGCTCTCTCGTGAGGAGCGCGCGAAGGGCCTCGTCACCGTATCGGCGGGGAATCACGCGCAGGCGGTCGCGTGGGCGGCGCGGCAGGATAAGGCACCGGCCGTCGTCGTGATGCCGACCGGAGCTTCGCAGTCCAAGCTGGACGCCGTTCGAGGGTACGGCGCCGAGGTGATTCTCCACGGCGACAGGGCCACTCTCTTCGACAGGGTCCACGAAGTCGAGCGCGAGCGAGGCGCGATATTCGTGCACCCCTTTGACGATCCGGTCGTGGTTGCCGGGGCGGGGACGGCCGGGCTCGAGATCGCGGAGGATGCTCCAGATATCGGTGCCGTTATCGTTCCCGTGGGAGGGGGCGGTCTCATGAGCGGGATCGCGTGCGCGGTCGCCGCCATGATTCCCAGGGCGAAAGTCTACGCCGTCGAGCTCCAGGCGGGCCCGGGTCTAGGACCAGCCCTTGCGGCGGGGAAGCCGGTTCCGGTACCGCGTCCGATGGACACGCTCGCCGATGGGATGTGTCCACCTTTCGTTGGTGAGATCGCGGTCGAGGTCGCGCGCCGTTTCGTGCACGAGATCATCGTCGTTTCCGAGGAAGAGATCATCGAGGCGATGCGGCTTCTCTTTACGCGCGCGAAGCTCTACGTGGAAGGCTCCGGTGCCGCGGCCGTCGCGGCGCTCCTCAGCGGAAGGATTCGGCTCCCCAGAGGGGTGCCGGTCGTTGCGTTGGTTTCTGGGGGGAACGTGGACCCGGCTCGCGCGATCGCCGTGCTCAGCGAGGAAACGCCTCCGGAAGGCCGCCGTCCACGGTGATGATGTCTCCGGTGGTATAGCGGAATCGCTCGCTCGCCAGCAGCGCCGCTAGGTCGGCGACGGTCTCAGCCGGTATGAGCGATACGCCCATGACGTTGCGCCTGCGGTACGCCTCCAGTTGATCCTCGACTGAAACGCCCCGCATGGCGGCCCGCTCTTTGACGAACTTCAAGAAGAGCGGCGTCTCGATCTGATCTGCGTTGATGGCGTTCACTCGAATGCCGTCGCCGCCCAGCTCGACGGCGGCGACCCGCATCGCCTGGAGCAGCGCTGCCTTGCTCCCACCATACGCCGCGGCGTCCCGGCCCGGCGCCATGGCGGCCTTCGATACCGACGCGACGATCGAGCCACCCAGCTGCTGGCGTCGCATGACGGACGCAGCCGACCCCATCGCCAGAACGGCGCCAATGTAATGGACATTGAGCTGATGCTGAAGATCCTCGCGCCGGATCTCGGTCACGCCCG
This portion of the Candidatus Eisenbacteria bacterium genome encodes:
- a CDS encoding pyridoxal-phosphate dependent enzyme yields the protein MTSWRGARATSSCRPAGSPSRLAARTSRSRRFAGRSAPWLNAIRCCSGPAGSRFGSTIGSVLNSKRSCGTCGSEPPPRIRNLVIEIAQIRAAAERIRGRIHRTPILSASSIGERAGVSLRLKCENFQKTGSFKPRGALNKILTLSREERAKGLVTVSAGNHAQAVAWAARQDKAPAVVVMPTGASQSKLDAVRGYGAEVILHGDRATLFDRVHEVERERGAIFVHPFDDPVVVAGAGTAGLEIAEDAPDIGAVIVPVGGGGLMSGIACAVAAMIPRAKVYAVELQAGPGLGPALAAGKPVPVPRPMDTLADGMCPPFVGEIAVEVARRFVHEIIVVSEEEIIEAMRLLFTRAKLYVEGSGAAAVAALLSGRIRLPRGVPVVALVSGGNVDPARAIAVLSEETPPEGRRPR
- a CDS encoding ammonium transporter, whose translation is MRLDTGNTAFMLLCSSLVMLMTPGLAFFYGGLVGRKNVLAIMIQSFVSLCWTTVIWFVCGYSLCFSGDVGGVIGNLDMAFMRGVNLMTPSPNDSIPLIVHIAYQMMFAIITPALITGAFANRVTFKAYFIFLTLWLLFVYFPFVHMVWGGGLLAKWGVLDFAGGIVVHNIAGIAALASVLYVGRRRVQDKGPHSIPLVALGTGLLWFGWYGFNAGSEFRVDAVSATAFLNTDLAASFAGMAWFAVEWMSGAKPKFLGLLTGSVAGLATITPAAGFVSPASAAIIGIVSGVVCFYAVALKNKLHWDDALDVWGVHGVGGFIGIVMLGIFATKAYNPAGTNGLLAGNPVFFVKQCVAVLLSSVWAFAFTLGMLWLIDRVTPVKVGAGAEEVGLDEALHGETAYEAL